A DNA window from Parabacteroides johnsonii DSM 18315 contains the following coding sequences:
- a CDS encoding DUF6383 domain-containing protein encodes MNKKFSTLLAGVLLVGSVGAFAQTAPDELKTGDVVLVKNSITQGPQGDHPWPTYLKAKGEKGIVPVEQSSFKPATAADIDSISWKVTVRENAGGLKDYAFENVATGVKLAYDAPAKTVDYAGYTEIKASTDSAKVVTATDANAWWSLDAYSDGNTEKMYTLAYRYTTEAGDSIVALGSYRWFANGEDYMVRSARLAKAKDQSMRDALAGLVGATATIQIASFAHWQLDKDGVETLKNTLINMTYADLKLPVIQSTNIPGLANFQVVPVKSYASGDITFYGAAEDADAATQFAFLPASQIGVENPEYFTIDTTRYRLESVHQDNVFGYGLGTDTIITKAATKERNGLKVFSMSYLVGYPDSVTFTPAAAVEYVPATAAAAATFKIVDNASGATVLGAAVLDDKELVSTVVKDNNARKEGTLMPYAFEAPVYPEIAEGYYFFQSTNKATADKYIVNSLCGTAVNSYREFVDEVSADNSYNVWVVEGEGKDMTIKNRYTGEDFSLILFEAGEGLYTTGKLDTFKIEAIEDIKKGGVDYYQIETPEYKKFALSLVNGIGENIYVTTVADSVLGVKVDDASLLLYPTVKETKKYGVNDELVAETYTFKTKDGKVLTRNAKGQLIIDEEEGAYPVIFAFKNAGNGEYFAVYNVLTGTMASQTTQTVWYLNAQATDNYMQYVSGVGCPEGQDRFTLEAPAAPKYLTVAPGHYTIKTDGREDMLTMGADSAAIFRRITSDLKSDYNKESFALWIDTAKFDAGETPLNVPTYFIMKGAAYEEDTLAGNFLGAYRTDSVMFVEAKRVATKDTLVIASTEKALKNDAVKPYQFKFPFVDGEEGAVYVQNENNQYLRIINEYVTLTSKEEEAIAVNVVTTEAPTANEGVEVSEVKVIAGEGQVTIASAAGKKVVISNILGQVVANTVLTSDNAAIAAPQGVVVVAVEGEEAVKAIVK; translated from the coding sequence ATGAACAAAAAGTTTTCTACTCTTTTGGCCGGTGTCCTACTGGTCGGTAGTGTCGGGGCGTTCGCACAAACTGCACCTGATGAATTAAAGACTGGTGATGTTGTTCTTGTAAAGAATAGTATTACCCAAGGGCCACAAGGGGATCATCCTTGGCCTACTTATCTAAAAGCGAAAGGTGAAAAAGGAATTGTCCCGGTTGAACAAAGTAGTTTTAAACCTGCAACCGCAGCTGATATAGATTCAATCAGTTGGAAAGTGACAGTTCGTGAAAATGCAGGTGGCCTGAAAGATTATGCTTTTGAAAACGTTGCAACCGGTGTTAAGTTGGCTTATGATGCTCCGGCCAAGACTGTTGATTATGCAGGATATACTGAGATCAAGGCTTCTACCGATTCTGCAAAAGTAGTAACAGCGACTGACGCTAATGCTTGGTGGTCTTTAGATGCATATAGTGATGGCAACACAGAAAAAATGTACACGCTTGCTTATCGTTATACAACAGAAGCAGGTGATTCAATCGTTGCTTTGGGATCTTATCGTTGGTTCGCTAATGGAGAAGATTACATGGTTCGTTCAGCTCGTTTGGCAAAAGCGAAAGATCAGAGTATGAGAGACGCTTTGGCCGGTCTTGTTGGAGCGACTGCTACTATTCAGATTGCTTCTTTTGCGCATTGGCAGTTGGATAAAGATGGTGTTGAGACTTTAAAGAACACTTTGATCAACATGACTTATGCCGATCTTAAATTGCCGGTTATCCAGTCTACAAATATTCCGGGATTGGCTAACTTTCAGGTAGTTCCTGTTAAGAGTTATGCAAGTGGCGACATCACTTTCTATGGAGCAGCAGAAGATGCAGACGCTGCTACTCAGTTTGCATTCTTGCCGGCTTCACAGATCGGTGTTGAGAATCCAGAATACTTCACAATCGACACAACTCGTTACAGACTGGAAAGTGTACATCAAGACAATGTATTTGGTTACGGTTTGGGCACTGATACGATCATTACGAAAGCAGCAACAAAAGAAAGAAATGGCTTGAAGGTGTTCTCTATGTCTTACTTGGTAGGATATCCTGACAGTGTGACATTTACTCCGGCCGCTGCTGTTGAATATGTGCCTGCCACAGCTGCCGCTGCTGCGACTTTTAAAATCGTTGACAACGCATCAGGTGCTACTGTTTTAGGTGCAGCCGTATTGGATGACAAAGAGTTGGTTTCTACGGTTGTAAAAGATAACAATGCAAGAAAAGAAGGTACTTTGATGCCTTACGCATTCGAAGCTCCTGTTTATCCGGAAATCGCTGAAGGTTACTACTTCTTCCAGTCTACCAACAAGGCTACAGCTGACAAGTATATCGTAAACAGCTTGTGCGGTACAGCAGTTAACAGCTACAGAGAATTTGTAGACGAAGTATCGGCTGACAACTCTTACAATGTATGGGTAGTAGAAGGCGAAGGCAAGGACATGACGATCAAGAACCGCTACACAGGCGAAGACTTCTCTTTGATCCTGTTCGAAGCCGGCGAAGGTCTGTACACAACAGGCAAGTTGGATACATTCAAGATCGAAGCTATCGAAGACATCAAGAAAGGTGGCGTAGACTATTATCAGATCGAAACTCCTGAATACAAGAAGTTCGCTTTGAGCTTGGTGAACGGTATCGGCGAAAACATCTATGTGACAACTGTGGCTGACTCTGTATTAGGCGTTAAGGTTGACGATGCTTCCCTGTTGCTTTATCCGACAGTTAAGGAAACAAAGAAATACGGTGTAAACGATGAATTGGTTGCTGAAACTTATACATTCAAGACAAAAGATGGTAAAGTTTTAACCAGAAATGCAAAAGGCCAATTGATCATTGATGAAGAAGAAGGAGCATATCCTGTGATCTTTGCATTCAAGAATGCAGGTAACGGTGAATACTTTGCAGTATACAATGTTTTGACAGGTACAATGGCTTCTCAAACTACACAAACAGTTTGGTATCTGAATGCTCAAGCTACAGACAACTATATGCAGTATGTTTCAGGTGTAGGCTGTCCGGAAGGCCAGGATCGTTTCACTTTGGAAGCTCCTGCCGCTCCGAAATACCTGACAGTTGCTCCGGGCCACTATACGATCAAGACAGACGGACGCGAAGATATGTTGACAATGGGTGCTGACAGCGCTGCCATCTTCCGTCGTATCACTTCTGACTTGAAATCTGATTACAACAAAGAATCATTTGCATTGTGGATTGATACAGCCAAGTTTGACGCTGGCGAAACTCCGCTGAACGTACCGACTTACTTCATCATGAAGGGCGCAGCCTACGAAGAAGACACATTGGCCGGTAATTTCTTGGGTGCATATCGTACAGACTCTGTCATGTTTGTTGAAGCTAAACGTGTTGCAACAAAAGATACTTTGGTTATCGCTTCTACGGAAAAGGCATTAAAGAACGATGCTGTTAAACCGTACCAGTTCAAGTTCCCGTTCGTCGACGGTGAAGAGGGCGCTGTTTACGTTCAGAACGAAAACAACCAATACCTGCGTATCATCAACGAATATGTGACTTTGACTTCTAAAGAAGAAGAAGCTATCGCAGTAAATGTAGTAACAACAGAAGCTCCTACGGCCAACGAAGGCGTAGAAGTATCTGAAGTAAAGGTGATCGCTGGCGAAGGTCAAGTAACAATCGCAAGTGCTGCCGGCAAGAAGGTTGTTATCTCTAACATCCTCGGTCAGGTGGTTGCTAACACAGTTCTGACTTCTGACAACGCTGCCATCGCAGCTCCTCAGGGTGTAGTCGTAGTAGCTGTTGAAGGTGAAGAAGCTGTTAAAGCTATCGTAAAATAA
- a CDS encoding type II toxin-antitoxin system RelE/ParE family toxin — protein MNVEFERKYLAELYAKRKTDDKKHRFQPQIINGYLKCVKALLNASKMEELYQYRSLNYEKLIGGKKELSSLRINDQYKLEFREITNANNQTTVEICSLVDITNHYK, from the coding sequence ATGAATGTAGAATTTGAAAGAAAGTATTTGGCCGAACTTTATGCAAAAAGGAAAACTGATGATAAAAAACATCGCTTTCAACCGCAAATAATTAACGGTTATCTCAAATGTGTCAAAGCTTTGTTGAATGCCTCTAAGATGGAAGAATTGTATCAATACAGATCTTTGAACTACGAGAAATTGATCGGTGGTAAGAAGGAACTTTCCTCTCTTCGAATCAATGACCAATACAAGCTTGAATTTCGGGAAATAACAAATGCCAATAATCAAACAACCGTGGAAATATGTTCTTTAGTTGATATTACAAACCATTATAAATAA